A segment of the Litoribacterium kuwaitense genome:
GACGACCGTCTTCATTTTTCCTTAAGATATAGAGTGAAAAGGAGCGAAGATATATGCCCCCGTCCTTATATGAACAGGCAAAGCAATTTATTGAACAATATTATTCAGAGCTCGGTCTTCCAGAAGAAGAAAAACAGCTGCGCCTTAGTGAAGTGCAAGCCGACATTGACGCAACGGGAACGTATGAACCGACGACGTCCGAGCTGACTTATGGAGCTAAAGTGGCTTGGAGAAATAGCAATCGCTGCATTGGACGTTTGTTTTGGGAAAAACTACACGTCAATGACGCCCGACATTTGGACAAAGAGGAAGACATTGCTGAAGCTCTCCTTCACCATATCAACGAGGCAACGAATGGTGGGAAAATCCGTTCCACGATTACGGTTTTCTCTGAAGGCGTCCGCATTTGGAATCATCAGCTCTTGCGCTATGCGGGTTATGTCAATGAAGACGGATCAGTCACAGGTGACCCTCACTCGGTGGAAATGACAGCGCAATGTCTAAACTTAGGCTGGCAAAGTCAGCGAACAGCGTTTGACATTCTTCCCCTCGTCATTCAAGTCAACGACGGTGCGCCGGCGCTCTTTTTGATTCCCGAATCAATTATCCTTCGAGTCCCTCTTCAACATTCTGCTTATCCTGCCTTTGATGATTTAGGAATCGAATGGTATGCCGTGCCGATCATTTCAGATATGGCTTTAGATATCGGTGGGCTTTTATACCGTGCCGCGCCATTTAATGGATGGTACATGGAAACAGAAATAGGGGCGCGTAACTTAGCGGATGAAGACCGGTATAATCTCTTGCCCATGATGGGCGAGATCATGCAGCTGAATATGACTCACGAAAGCTCACTCTGGCGTGACAAAGCGCTCGTTGAATTAAATGTTGCTGTCTTGGAGTCCTTCCGTAAGCATGGTGTCACACTTGTCGATCACCACACCGCCGCAAAGCAATTTAAGCGTTTTGAAATGAATGAGCAAAAAGCGTGCCGTCATATGACCGGTGACTGGACATGGCTTATCCCGCCGGTCTCCCCAGCGACAACGCACATTTTTCACCAGCCTTACGACAATACAATGCATTCCCCAAATTACCTTTATCAGCAAGCTCCCTATAAAGTGGATTAGAAGCAAAGAAAGCGGGCATGGACAGAGGCGTTTCTGTCGTGCCCGTTTGCCTTTTTAGCATGAACTCTGTTCCGCTTCCTTGTTAACTAAACACTGCGCCTGCCGCAACCACTCTTCATCGAAGTGTTCATCAAGAAGCGGCGTCATCGCCATGTACATATCCTTGCCCCAAACCCATGCTGCCCGATAAGCAGCTTTGATTTCATCGGGATACAGCCGTGCCGTAACAGCTCTAAGCCGTGTGTATACGGTTGGTGACAAACTGACTTCTGCATGCCGACATACATTCTGTCCGGCTTGAGGCGCTTGATGATTTTGAATCAACGCCAGCTGCAGCAAAACCTCCCGGATGTCATTGAGCAAGCGTAAGCTATACGCGTACTCGCCACGCTTATGATTTCTCACCCCTTGAATCCACATGTCTAGCCAAGCACAAAACCATTGCTCTAACTGATCCTTATGAGACGATCGATGCGACTGATCCACCTGCTCACTCGGATCATACTGAAAAGCCATCTGAAACGATCGTCTGTAGCCCAAGCAATCTGACCGAAAGCGATCCTCTTCTACATAAAATTGAAACTCGACACGCGTCGTTAAATCAACAAGAACGACAATCGAATCCCCGTTTTTATATCTTGGTGATCCCTTTAAAAATTGATCTGTCCACTGCGTTTGTGAAAAAGAGGCTTTGCCATCTACATACACAAGCACATAGAAAAGACGATCTTTCCACAACGTTTCGTCTTGTTTAGCGTCTGTCTCGAACATACAAACAGCTCGCACAGCATCCTCATCTTCGGCCATACGCTGAATGATATGAAAGCGGTGCGTTTCGTTCATGATGCTCCTCCCCAAAATGACGTCTTTGCTTAAAGGCATTCCCTAAATTGTATCGATGCAATCAAAGATTTCCTGAGAGGAGCAGATCGAAAAACACTTTTCTTTAAACGCCGCGCTTGTTTCCCCATACGAGAACATGGAGCTGGGGTAAAACGCGGACATCATTCATCTGTGGAGAAGCGACGACCCGATCGACAAGTCGTTCATAATCAACAAGCAAACGACTGACAAGCTGGTCGGTTGCACCAGTATTCGCATCAGGATTACCTACTTGCAGAAAACAAGGAACGTCGGGATAACGGGCATGAACCTGACAAGCATAAGCAAAATCGTCATCGTCAAAAACGACGACCTTTAAGCTCGTGTGCCGTTCAATCCGGTCATGTGCGGTAAGATGACCGATGATCTCATCGAGAATCGCAAAATCCGTTTCCATTCCTGAGCTTGGCGGCTTTGGAGAGATCGTTAAGTCGTCTATCTCAAGAAACCAATCTTGCCACACGCTGCCCTGCGTCTCTAACCCAACCGCGCAATGATTCTCATGCAGCAACGTAACGAGTCGACCGAGGTGACGAATGAGCGCTGGGTTGCCACCCGAAATCGTCACGTGATTATAGCGATCCGCACCTATCTCACCGAGGCGATGCAAAATTCCCTCCGGTGTCATTGACACAATATCCTGCTTCGCACTCCCATCCCACGTATAGGCAGAATCGCACCACGAGCAACGATAGTCACAGCCGGCCGTGCGGACGAACATCGTTTTTTGCCCAGCAACCATCCCTTCTCCTTGAACTGTCGGTCCAAAGATTTCAAGTACAGGAATCATGCCTCCATCCACTCCCTCCGCATTTCCGCATAGCTCTTCGGCGTTTCAAAAAGCCGGACAAACTCTACACGTGTACCACGCGCTTCGGGAACTTGCGAACGAAGCGCTTTTTCCATCTGTTCATATAGCCAAACGACCATATTTTCAGCCGTCGTATTCATCGCTGGCAGCGTCTCATTTAAATAACGGTGATCAAGATGAATTTCAATTGATTCCTTCCAAATGCGTTTAATCTCACTAAAATCGAGCATTAAACCGCGATCGTCAACGTATCCACTGATCCCGAACACGACACGATACGTATGACCGTGGAGATTTTTACATTTCCCTTCGTACTGATGCAAGTGATGCGCCGCATCAAACGTAAACTCCTTTGAAATGAGCACACGGCGGTGGTGGTATTTCAGCTCCTCATGGGAAATATCCTCACCAAACTTTTGCAATCGATCAACAATCCGAAAACCATACATGTCCATTAGCTCAACCCCTCTTGCTGTCTTTTCTCCTCCTGATAGCGCTGTAAACCTTGATTACGCAACTCGCAAGCTGGACATTCTCCACACCCTTGTCCCATCACACCTTCATAACAAGTCAGCGTTCGATCGCGAACATACGAAAATGAATGAAGCTCATCGGCCATTTTCCACGTTTCCGCCTTATCAAGCCACATTAAAGGGGTGTGAATGACGAAGGAGTCATCCATCGATAGGTTTAAGGTGACATTCAGCGACTTAATAAAGGCATCGCGACAATCAGGGTACCCGCTGAAATCTGTCTCGCAAACACCGGTGACAATATGTTTTGCACCCACCTGACTAGCTAAAATTCCTGCCATTGAGAGAAAAACGAGGTTTCGTCCTGGAACAAACGTCGATGGCAGCTCACCTTCCTCTTGTTCAATCGCCATCGACTTGTTCGTTAGCGCATTCGGAGCCAATTGGCTGAATAAAGACAAATCGAGCACATGATGCTCCACATTTTGCTCTTGTGCAATTGTTCGTGCAACGTCAATTTCCTGCGCATGGCGCTGCCCATAAGCGAAAGTTACCGTCACCACTTCAGCAAATGTCTTTTTTGCCCAAAATAAACACGTTGTACTATCCTGTCCTCCACTAAAAACGACGACAGCCTTCTCCTGCTGTAAGCCCATAAAAAAATTCTCCTTTCCTATGAAAGAGAGAATTCAAAGCGTCACCTAAAAAAACAAAACGGTTTCCACATAAGGATTCCGTTTTCCTTAGTTTTTTATAGAGGGTGCGCTAGAACCTCTCCCAACATGCACGGATTTTCTATTCATTTACAAATATCGTACCATAGGTCTTTCCCACAGAAAAGGGAAATCGCGATGAACACTGCACATAAGCTCATCCTCATGCATACGTTAGAGCAAATTGTCTATGACGTTAGAGGAGGTTACGATGCTTTGAAAACGATCCTAATCGCAAGCCCTATTCACCAAAAGCCAGATGTCTTACAACTATTTTTACAATCCTTAGGACGCCTGATCGACACTACACCGCAAACCTTGTCCTTTTATTTTATAGATGATAATACAGACGCACAAAGTTCAAAGTTATTAAAAGCTTTTCAAGAAAGGTGGCCCCGTGTAACCGTTGAATCATCTGGAAAAAAAGATGATTATGGACGTGATGAATTTACGCATTACTGGAATAATCATTTAATATGGAAAGTCGCTTATTTTAAAAACAAGATGATTCAAAAAGCGCGTGACGACGGATTTGATGGATTGTTCCTTATCGATTCCGATCTGTTACTTGCACCAACAACCATCTCTCACCTTGCCTCTCAACAAGTCGATATCGTCTCTGAAGTCTTTTGGACCCAATGGCAGCGAGACGCAATGGCTCAACCGCAAGTCTGGCTCCGAGATGAATACGTGCAATGGCATGCCAAACGCGATGAAGTGCTTTCTGAAGCAGAAAAACATGAGCGCATGGTAGCGTTTTATGACAAATTAAGAAAACCGGGGTTGTACGAGGTCGGTGGTCTTGGGGCCTGCACGTTATTATCACGAAAGGTCATCGAAG
Coding sequences within it:
- the queE gene encoding 7-carboxy-7-deazaguanine synthase QueE — encoded protein: MIPVLEIFGPTVQGEGMVAGQKTMFVRTAGCDYRCSWCDSAYTWDGSAKQDIVSMTPEGILHRLGEIGADRYNHVTISGGNPALIRHLGRLVTLLHENHCAVGLETQGSVWQDWFLEIDDLTISPKPPSSGMETDFAILDEIIGHLTAHDRIERHTSLKVVVFDDDDFAYACQVHARYPDVPCFLQVGNPDANTGATDQLVSRLLVDYERLVDRVVASPQMNDVRVLPQLHVLVWGNKRGV
- the queC gene encoding 7-cyano-7-deazaguanine synthase QueC; this encodes MGLQQEKAVVVFSGGQDSTTCLFWAKKTFAEVVTVTFAYGQRHAQEIDVARTIAQEQNVEHHVLDLSLFSQLAPNALTNKSMAIEQEEGELPSTFVPGRNLVFLSMAGILASQVGAKHIVTGVCETDFSGYPDCRDAFIKSLNVTLNLSMDDSFVIHTPLMWLDKAETWKMADELHSFSYVRDRTLTCYEGVMGQGCGECPACELRNQGLQRYQEEKRQQEGLS
- a CDS encoding nitric oxide synthase oxygenase, with protein sequence MPPSLYEQAKQFIEQYYSELGLPEEEKQLRLSEVQADIDATGTYEPTTSELTYGAKVAWRNSNRCIGRLFWEKLHVNDARHLDKEEDIAEALLHHINEATNGGKIRSTITVFSEGVRIWNHQLLRYAGYVNEDGSVTGDPHSVEMTAQCLNLGWQSQRTAFDILPLVIQVNDGAPALFLIPESIILRVPLQHSAYPAFDDLGIEWYAVPIISDMALDIGGLLYRAAPFNGWYMETEIGARNLADEDRYNLLPMMGEIMQLNMTHESSLWRDKALVELNVAVLESFRKHGVTLVDHHTAAKQFKRFEMNEQKACRHMTGDWTWLIPPVSPATTHIFHQPYDNTMHSPNYLYQQAPYKVD
- the queD gene encoding 6-carboxytetrahydropterin synthase QueD, coding for MYGFRIVDRLQKFGEDISHEELKYHHRRVLISKEFTFDAAHHLHQYEGKCKNLHGHTYRVVFGISGYVDDRGLMLDFSEIKRIWKESIEIHLDHRYLNETLPAMNTTAENMVVWLYEQMEKALRSQVPEARGTRVEFVRLFETPKSYAEMRREWMEA